The Methanolobus sp. WCC4 genome includes the window TGCTAAGATGAAGGATGCCGATGGTATTGTCATTGGTTCGCCGACCTATTTCGCTGATGTGAACACAGAGACCAAGGCACTAATTGACCGTGCGGGTTTCGTGGCTATTGCTAATGGTGGGCTCTTTTCAAGGAAGGTCGGTGCTGCTGTTATTGCGGTTCGAAGGGCAGGTGCTGTTCATGCTTATGACTCCATCAATCATCTCTTCGGGATAACCAATATGGTTACCGTGGGTTCATCCTACTGGAACCTTGGTGTTGGCCTTAACCCCGGGGATGTCAATGAGGATGCTGAGGGTATGCAGACCATGGCTAACCTTGCCTCTAATATGGCATGGTTGCTGAAGAAGATAAATGCGGAATAAGTGTAAGCTTCCAGCTTACGTTTTTTACTTTTCTACATATGTGAAGTTCCGTTTTTGGCTCTGTATGGATCCTTCTTTGGATAGTTCATGCCTATTAAGATATGGAAAAATAATGATTTTTAGTTGCCGTTATGCAGAAAAAAGTTCAAGCAGCAAATTATTCTTCACTTTTTCGGATTGTGCCGGCTTCGCCGGGTCCCTTCGGGATGGTTGAAGTTATCCATGACTTCGGTTTGCAAAACTTGTTGTATAATGTATCGTTGTGTTTCTGGTAGTTCTGCAAAAGGTTATTTGGAAATAAAGAACAGTACGACCACCCGCCGCAGGCGGCACGTTCCATTGCTACTAATTGAAAAAATTGACTTTATTCGATAATTGATAGCTGTTGACTTCAAAGCTCAATTAACATGGTCTCTACAGAGCTGAAATATAGATTATATGCCTAAGGCAGGCCAGGTGGCATTGCCTTAGTCATCAATAGATTCCATCGCCAGCGACCATAGATCCCTCTGCTGTGATCCAGCCGTCCTGTGGTCCGTTCATCCGGACGGCAACCCTGTCCTGGAAAGAGTTATGTCTCCATCCACCGGTCCTCCATTCATTTGCGCCGTTCACCTCAACGCGGATATAGACATCTGTCTGGTTCGAGGAGTTGTATTGTGCAAATATCCTGCTTTCATACTCATAGTATTCAGGTTCGATGTATTCCGGGGTCGGTATGTCGTATGGTGATCCTGAGCTGATAATATCGTATTTAGGGAGCAGGATCGATGCATTATCAAGAGGATCTTTTGTGTCGATGCTCTGGTTCACCCTTGTCATTACTGAGAACTCAACAGGCCACAACACGGGTGTTTCCTCTGAGTATTCATTCGATTCTGTAGCTACAGAAACTTCGTTCTCTGTATCTTCATCTTCTTCAATGGCAATCGGCAATGACTGATACCTGGGGATTATCCTGTCGTTTGTTATCGATAACATAGTTCCGTGCTCGGTTTCCACAATACTGAAGTTCCAGTCAGGAGCGTTATTATAGAAACCTCTGGAGAGCATATCCTCTCCAACAACAGATGTATTATTAAAGATGGGCAGTGGAACGTACAGTGTTACATTGTGCAGGGGCTTGTTAGCTTCGATAGAAATATCATAGTTGTAACTGCTCATGTACGACTCTTCCCTATGGCTGCCAGTCTCTACATACAACACTATCCCTGCAATGGAAATGATTACCAGTGCAGCAATTAATAGTGAGATTATCTTTAATATCCTGACTAGTTTCTTCACTGTCTCTCAACCTATAAGTTCTTTAGAATGTCATACTGTTGCATATTATTTAAATCTGTCATTCATCTGTCCGTAGGGGCAGTTGCTTTATGCGAATAGCAAGGTATTCATACTTATTTATCCTTTAAAGGTCATTATCTATCAATTACACTAATCCATATCAACTTTAATTCCTGATCAAAATGAAACTCTACAGCACAAATCTTAACGCGCCGGAAGTCAGCTTTGAGGAAGCCCTTATCACAGGACTTGCACCTGACAGGGGGCTTTACATGCCTCGCAGCCTTCCGAAATTCTCAAAGGAGGAGATCGATTCCTTTAAAGATGCACCGTATCCTGAGATAGCTTACAGGGTACTGAGCAAAGTACTCGAAGGCGAGGTAGATGACGAGTCACTGAGATCCCTCGTATATGATGCTTACAACTATGACGTCCCTCTTGAGGAGGTTGACGAGAATACCTACATCATGAGGCTTGACAGGGGGCCAACTGCATCATTCAAGGATTTTGCAGCCCGCATGATGGCAAGGCTCATGCAGTACTATCTCAGCAAGGAGAACAGGAGCCTCACTATACTCACAGCCACATCCGGTGATACCGGCAGCGCGGTTGCAGATGCCTTCTACGGTCTTGACAACATCAAGGTCATCGTACTCTTCCCGACAGACGAGGTATCCGACCGCCAGCGCAAGCAGATGACAACCCTTGGCAAGAACATCACCGCCATCTCTGTGGATGGCAAGTTCGATGACTGTCAGGCAATGGTGAAGCAGGCATTCGCAGATGAGGACCTTAAAGGTTTCAACCTCTCCTCGGCAAACTCCATCAACATTGGTCGCCTTGTGCCACAATCTATCTATTACGTCTACTCTTACGCAAAGCTCAGGAACTATCCTGAGGATATCATATTCTCTATTCCCTCAGGTAACTTCGGTAACATGATGGGCTGTGTCCTGGCAAGGACCATGGGAATCCCTGTGAAAAAGATAATAGCATCCGTCAATGAGAATGACGAGGTGCCAGCCTTCCTGAACACAGGCGAGTACAGCAAGATCGAACCTTCAAGGAACTGTCTCTCCAATGCTATGAATGTGGGACACCCAAGCAACCTTGCAAGGCTCATCGCTGTCTATGATGGTGTCATGGACGAGACCGGTCATATCAGTAAAGAACCTGATATGGCAAAGCTCAGGAATGACATCTACTCCGGCTCCGTAACAGATGATGAGACAAAGGCAACCATCAAAGAGATCTACGAGAAATACGGCATCCTTATAGAACCACACGGTGCAGTTGGAATAAAGGGACTTCTTGACTTCAGGGCCAGTACCGGCGACAACACTCTTGCTGTCACTCTGGAAACAGCAGACCCTGCCAAGTTCCCTGAGCATGTAAAGGCTGAGACTGGTGTTGAGCCTGAACTTCCTGAAAGCCTCAAAAAGATCGAGGCAAAGGAAGAGTTCATGGATTATCTCGGTACGGACTACGCAGGTTTCAAGAAATATCTTCAGGAAAAGCTCGGTTGAGCTTTCCTTCTTTTTCTTTTCTTTTCTTTCTTTCTTTTCCATTTTACCATTCCTTTATCATAGTGACTGAACATGACCGATGATAGAAACTGTTTCTCCGAAGGACGTGGCAAATACTTTGGTATCTGTACATCCTACCATCATTCCAAGGGTTGCAATTGTCCACAGTGTCCTTCCTATTCTGAAAAAGGAGTCTTTATGTTCTGTTCGAAAGGCCCTCGTCCGGATGTGAGTAAAAAGGGATGCCTCTGTTCAGGGTGTATAATACGCAGAAAATTCGGTCTTGAAGGAGATTACTTCTGTTCGGAGTGATCTCTATGTGGTCTATTGACACATTATTTATCTGAATATTCGCCTCATCATTATGATAATCATTATATATTATAATATAGATATATTAATATAGTAGAAAAAGATATTCTTAATTGTGGCAGGAACTTCCCTCAGTGACTGCCCGCAAAGAAATAAACCATAAGGTGTTACGATATGGTTTTTCCTCCCAGAATTACCCGGTAAAAAAACGTAAAGAACGGAATTGGATTGCACGGAAATGCGAGCACGATGTCTCTCCCCTCTGCATCATAAAAACGAAATGCTCACATTTCCAATAACCGGGATAAAAAGGAAAGGAGTATGAGCGGCTAAGGAACGGGGTGAGATCGTCCGAAAGGACAAATGGAGTATGAGCAGATCCGGGGCGTCATCCAGATTGTCAGGATGACGATGGGTTATTGTCGAACGGATCCTTAAAATTGCAATAAGGGGTTATTGTCAATTTCTTTTTCTATTTTTTATAATGAATAGACGGTTCTATCACTTCATTTTCTGCTGATGATCATAGCAATACAAATAACAATGAACACAGGAATCGCGATGAAGGGGAATTCTGGTATCTCCTCAACTTCGTTCTTATCATTGTTGGTGGCTCCTTCACCGGAGCTGCCACTTCCCTGATCATCGTTCGAATGGGATACCGAACTATGGCCTGTATGCTTCCACCATCCTTTCTTTTCCTCGGTGGATGGATTATCAGGTGATGACATCAAAGATGTTCCTTCATTTTCGTCCTCTTTTGTCGTATTTGTGGAATTATCTGGCATATCAGCTCCGGATAGTTCCATTGGCATCCTTGCCACCAGAACAAGGAACATGAATATGATGATGCCTGCAAATACATGCATTCTGTTTATTTTCAAGGATGTTGCCTCTTGTATTGGGATATCTTTTGAATTCCCGAGAATGCATTTATATCTTTCGTACTAGATATGCATTTTTTTTACACATAAAGTAACAATTAGCTCAATGAAAAAGAAAAACTACTTTACCCAGTTCTTCTAAAGATACATGAGTCTGGTGATCCAACTGTTAGATCCTCGGTGGTGGTAAATAAATGATAATTAAATACATAAACATGTTTCAGACCGTGGTCATCAAAGCAATTATCGTAATGATGGCATTAGTTATTCTGAGTGCTACACTGGAGATCGGATGGATCGTAGTTCTTGATATGGTCACTCCGCCTTACTTTGTGATTGGTGTGGAACAGATACTGGATGTATTCGGGCTTTTCTTCCTTGTTATCATCGGTATTGAGCTGCTCGAGACGGTCAAGATGATAATCATGGAATCATCCATGAATGTTGATGTGATCATCCTTGTAGGTATCACTGCAGTTGTAAGGAAAGTAATGATCATCGATATCAAAAGTACCGATCCAATCTTTCTGATGGGTATGGGTGTACTGATAGTTGCACTTGCAGCAACATACTATCTTGTGACCTCATCTGAAAAGGAGTTCAAGTGTACTCTTGACTGAGTGATGATGTGAATCAGAGCTTAAATGGCTGCTTGATTATTTTTTATTTTCATTTTTCATTTTCATTTTTCATGTATCCTCTGATTCCTGGTGGAAGTATTTCCAGTCAGTATACCCAAAAAGGTATATGTTCAAAACCCCCTTTCGAACCTGAATACTATGAATATACACTGTCTGGTACATCTGGAATTCGAAACACTCGGTAACATCAGGGAGTGGGCATGCAATAATGGTTATTCCATATCTGTGACCATGCCATACGTGAACTCTATCTATCCACAGCCTGATGAATTCGATCTCCTGATCATCATGGGTGGTCTTATGAGCGTCTATCAGGAGGATGAACATCCGTGGCTCATACAGGAAAAGGAGTTCGTAAAGGGAATCATCGATTCCGGAAAAGCTGTCTATGGAATATGTTTTGGTGCCCAGATGCTCTCGGAGCTGCTGGGAGGAAAGGTTTCCAGAAATGAGTTCCGTGAGATCGGCTGGCACAGTATAAGGTCACTCGATACTTTCAATGAGGACGAAGTGTTATTCAGCATTCCTTCAGAGTTGACCGTACTTCAGTGGCATGGTGATACTTTCACTCTCCCGGATGGGGCCAGGAGGCTCTTTGAAAGTGAGGCCTGCCCTGAGCAGGGATTCATATATGGCGATAATGTTCTGGCAGTACAGTTCCATCCGGAGGCCGATGAAAGCTG containing:
- a CDS encoding flavodoxin family protein, whose product is MKVIAINGSPRKEGNTAHLLKELTNKLEAEGIETETINIGGKKVRGCTACMKCFENKDSKCVFDDDVINECIAKMKDADGIVIGSPTYFADVNTETKALIDRAGFVAIANGGLFSRKVGAAVIAVRRAGAVHAYDSINHLFGITNMVTVGSSYWNLGVGLNPGDVNEDAEGMQTMANLASNMAWLLKKINAE
- the thrC gene encoding threonine synthase — its product is MKLYSTNLNAPEVSFEEALITGLAPDRGLYMPRSLPKFSKEEIDSFKDAPYPEIAYRVLSKVLEGEVDDESLRSLVYDAYNYDVPLEEVDENTYIMRLDRGPTASFKDFAARMMARLMQYYLSKENRSLTILTATSGDTGSAVADAFYGLDNIKVIVLFPTDEVSDRQRKQMTTLGKNITAISVDGKFDDCQAMVKQAFADEDLKGFNLSSANSINIGRLVPQSIYYVYSYAKLRNYPEDIIFSIPSGNFGNMMGCVLARTMGIPVKKIIASVNENDEVPAFLNTGEYSKIEPSRNCLSNAMNVGHPSNLARLIAVYDGVMDETGHISKEPDMAKLRNDIYSGSVTDDETKATIKEIYEKYGILIEPHGAVGIKGLLDFRASTGDNTLAVTLETADPAKFPEHVKAETGVEPELPESLKKIEAKEEFMDYLGTDYAGFKKYLQEKLG
- a CDS encoding DUF2769 domain-containing protein; its protein translation is MTDDRNCFSEGRGKYFGICTSYHHSKGCNCPQCPSYSEKGVFMFCSKGPRPDVSKKGCLCSGCIIRRKFGLEGDYFCSE
- a CDS encoding phosphate-starvation-inducible PsiE family protein; this encodes MIIKYINMFQTVVIKAIIVMMALVILSATLEIGWIVVLDMVTPPYFVIGVEQILDVFGLFFLVIIGIELLETVKMIIMESSMNVDVIILVGITAVVRKVMIIDIKSTDPIFLMGMGVLIVALAATYYLVTSSEKEFKCTLD
- a CDS encoding type 1 glutamine amidotransferase, which gives rise to MNIHCLVHLEFETLGNIREWACNNGYSISVTMPYVNSIYPQPDEFDLLIIMGGLMSVYQEDEHPWLIQEKEFVKGIIDSGKAVYGICFGAQMLSELLGGKVSRNEFREIGWHSIRSLDTFNEDEVLFSIPSELTVLQWHGDTFTLPDGARRLFESEACPEQGFIYGDNVLAVQFHPEADESCIDSLISECSSDLVEGKYIQSEKEITGRDDLLASSSALMSAILDWFEDGIKASTQE